The window TCCAGTCGCACGTCCTCCCAGCTGAACCGCAGCAGGACGTAGCCACCGGCCGCGAGCACGTTCCCCCGGCGCCGATCGTTGCGGTACGAGCGGCGGTCCGCGTGGAACTCGAAGCCGTCGACCTCGATCGCCAGCCATCCGTCGAGCAGGAAGTCGACCCAGCCCACGTCCGGGATGAAGACCTGGGTGCGGACCTCCGCCGGCAGCAGCGACAGCAACAGGCGAAGCCGGGTCTCCAGCGGCGATCCGTTGAGTTCGTCCACATGTGCCACGGCTCGGCGGAAGACCGCTGACCCCGGGCCGCGGGTAGCGCCGGCGAGCTTGTGGAGACGGGCGATCGTCGCATCGCGCCGACGGACCGCACTGTCGAGGATGACCGCGGCGTCGAGCAAGGGCAGAGAGCGGCCGCAGTCCAGCAGGGTCCGGTCGACGCTGGTGACCGGGACGCGGAGGCCGCGGTCCTCGGGCGCCAACTCGGCGTGATGGACGTGCGCCCCTGGCCAGTTCGCTTTCATGTGCCCGCGAGAGACGGTGACGTGATGCAGCTTGGGATCGCGGTGCAGGTCCCATCCGTGCAGCCGCGCCGCGCTGGCGTGGGACGCGACGCCGGCGACGGCCACCGCCGCGACCAGGGCTGGGTCGGCCTGGGGTAGCGCGTACCCGCCGACGCCCACCCGGAGCACGCGTCCGTCGGCCACCGCGCGAGCCGTTTCCCGGTCGCTCACCCCCGCGGCCCGCAGGTCAGCCCGCCGCGCTACACCCTGCCGGGTCGCGAGCACTGCCTCGATGTCCACGGCCGGAGCTTCGTGCAGATCCGCCCGCTGTGCTGGGCGTGCGCGCCGCGCTGTGGACAACGGGAGTTGTGGACAACCGGCTCGTGGACCAGGCGGCTATTGCTGGAGGAGCCAGGCGGCGTCGCGGGCGGTGGCGCGGAGGCCGGGGATGCGGCGGAGCCGGGGGGTGCGGGCGACGTCGTTGGCCATCATCTGGGCGGCCTGGACCTTGATGCGGGTGACGACGGGGTCGTCGGGGTGGTGGGCGCCGGCGAGAGCGACCCAGTCCTGGATGAATTCGCGCTGCATCTGGCGGGCCTCGGCGGCGCGGGCCTCGCCGCCGAGGTGGATCAGCTCGGTAATCATCGCGGTGACGAGGCTGGGGTGATCCAGCGTCAGATCCACGTAGGCGTCGGAGAGATGGCGCAGCACCTCGGCGGGGGTGCGGCCCTCGTCGCGGGCGGTGTCCATGGCGGCGCGGAGGCCGCGGAGGCCGCGGGCGAGGGCGTCGACGAGGATGTCCTGCTTGCTCGCGAAGTGGTTGTAGACGCTCGGGCCCGCGATGCCGACGGCGGCGCCGATGTCGTCGATGCTCACCTCGGCGTAGCCGCGCTCGGCGAACAGGTCGGTGGCGGCGTCGAGGATCTCGTCGGCCCGGGTCGCCGGCTTCGGGCGGCGGGCGCGGGTCTCGCGGGTGGTGTCGGCCGGCGGGTCCATCCGCAGGATCCGCGTCGCGAGGTCGGTGAGCAGGTCGTCGAACGCCGGACGCGGCAGCACCTGCCGATGGAACGAGATGCTCGTCAGCGTGTCGGAGGCGCAGACGCCGAGGAGCTCGGCCTGCTCGGTCGTCAGCTCGGGGCGACGGGCGGCGATCTCCGTCGTCAGCCAGCCCGAGATCTGCACGCGCTTCTTGCGGATCTGCGCGGC of the Sporichthya polymorpha DSM 43042 genome contains:
- a CDS encoding type IV toxin-antitoxin system AbiEi family antitoxin domain-containing protein; its protein translation is MDIEAVLATRQGVARRADLRAAGVSDRETARAVADGRVLRVGVGGYALPQADPALVAAVAVAGVASHASAARLHGWDLHRDPKLHHVTVSRGHMKANWPGAHVHHAELAPEDRGLRVPVTSVDRTLLDCGRSLPLLDAAVILDSAVRRRDATIARLHKLAGATRGPGSAVFRRAVAHVDELNGSPLETRLRLLLSLLPAEVRTQVFIPDVGWVDFLLDGWLAIEVDGFEFHADRRSYRNDRRRGNVLAAGGYVLLRFSWEDVRLEPARVLTQIAGVLARGPWTRHA
- a CDS encoding TetR/AcrR family transcriptional regulator, whose translation is MSATPPPRGTRPRNRRALIRDAATELFAQRGYANVAVSDIAAAVNVGASAVYRHYAGKADLLFDAIDTALETTLGALPTDDAADLSQIAAVLARATLDTREAGVLMQRESRNLSPDAAAQIRKKRVQISGWLTTEIAARRPELTTEQAELLGVCASDTLTSISFHRQVLPRPAFDDLLTDLATRILRMDPPADTTRETRARRPKPATRADEILDAATDLFAERGYAEVSIDDIGAAVGIAGPSVYNHFASKQDILVDALARGLRGLRAAMDTARDEGRTPAEVLRHLSDAYVDLTLDHPSLVTAMITELIHLGGEARAAEARQMQREFIQDWVALAGAHHPDDPVVTRIKVQAAQMMANDVARTPRLRRIPGLRATARDAAWLLQQ